Proteins from a genomic interval of Mustela lutreola isolate mMusLut2 chromosome 4, mMusLut2.pri, whole genome shotgun sequence:
- the LRRC61 gene encoding leucine-rich repeat-containing protein 61 isoform X1, which yields MLPVEKPRKPHKRRTRSGSAGQEPPLCADSSVTGPRSPAAPPTSPDSEFHTRVTSTAHGLGWGAVGRLLETEVKLEFVDTEERAVSGHRRTGSSVSPKGSGQDRPPQRKRSHPLPASSSVPSRDQVFLGEQEEGTPGLHVYSEKRKSCSRGSPDLHAAASRAKCLASPEWNKPKGDSGLSNLKCVLGQEPPGQPEKKASKPKVRGQREDGEPTLKKSRDPVLSLGQSPAATAPVQAAGLDRSEVGQPRESEKVKQADVLIAHLAREVRRLRRWKKRHLLAAVGEPSSLESLQKPPCLKKLVRILKAETKGWDFPRHSPGGLDTAGQKPVSDIRRLFTADCKNVCHVTCPRCHASVPQGRWKGHFQTSGLLRHLVGKHGLERARRPAAASPGEKGEGTEEKKRKGLPASAKGLPSAGHGPSASTSGDSGQQLAPGRPEPLFLAPPLLPASTKDEPAALPLAVVEGQGGPCTPSLPRAQAWNLGIAELLCSLALPLSFVSAPPFRRFMAQVDPCYHVPPPAFFSDTALPLLHTAVGEQVCREMRLAEGGCVHLTVSTAARDSAVDYVAVTAHWGAIRPGSRQGASESPRKQAVLWVRGLSQESTAEERQRELWEQVSLWLSRTSLQPGFLVSGSCLSLEQAVRTEGYTHLPCFAHCLDSLVTNFLCHHQSVQIILGTVRAICSHFQGSARARQLLTQLQRRCGLPAQQPFWELSDHWVSAFRLMEWLVGQQRPLREYEEEHQLGKASSALSAVFWSLTDSLVTLLRPFQVAVREASAARASLSQVLPQLRFLHIFMEQVPQHFEEQGGVEVGAAVRLAKGLALQLTTDQQLNELFHRKEFVLATLLDPRFKGRIEAILPTGADIDHWKQVLVYKVKEIMVSEHPLPPSPSPHGPQTTHAGATLRGGGARSLGAEERGQKEPAGRSGSGSLLLGRRERSLLEQLESVGLLASERSGASLATESHLASIIVKKYLRENETIGAQEDPLIYWEKRQEVWPALARLATVYLSCPPTGAFSGSVCASLGSRALVQHSTPLPVGTVERLLFLKTNLENFPNYTAPPPLFPQEGLAEGDEAGEADLCLIV from the coding sequence ATGTTGCCAGTAGAAAAACCCAGGAAGCCCCACAAGAGACGTACACGTTCAGGTTCAGCGGGCCAGGAGCCGCCTCTCTGTGCCGACTCCTCCGTGACTGGACCCAGGAGCCCAGCGGCTCCCCCGACTTCTCCTGACTCCGAGTTTCACACCAGAGTTACCAGTACCGCTCACGGACTTGGCTGGGGTGCTGTGGGGCGCCTGCTGGAGACGGAGGTTAAGCTAGAGTTTGTAGATACAGAAGAGAGGGCTGTGAGTGGCCATAGGAGAACTGGGTCCTCTGTCTCCCCGAAAGGAAGCGGACAGGATCGGCCTCCACAGAGGAAGAGATCTCATCCTCTCCCCGCTTCCTCGTCGGTCCCGTCACGTGACCAGGTGTTCCTGGGAGAGCAGGAAGAAGGCACCCCAGGCCTCCATGTCTACAGCGAGAAGAGAAAATCCTGCTCCCGGGGGAGCCCCGACCTTCACGCCGCAGCCTCCCGCGCGAAGTGCCTGGCCAGCCCTGAGTGGAATAAGCCAAAGGGAGACTCTGGCCTCTCTAACCTCAAATGTGTGCTTGGGCAGGAGCCCCCTGGGCAGCCTGAGAAGAAGGCGTCCAAACCGAAGGTGCGCGGACAGAGAGAGGACGGGGAGCCCACACTAAAGAAGTCGAGAGACCCAGTGCTCAGCCTGGGCCAGTCCCCCGCGGCCACAGCGCCGGTCCAGGCGGCCGGTCTGGACAGGTCCGAGGTGGGCCAGCCCCGTGAGAGCGAGAAGGTGAAGCAGGCTGACGTCCTCATAGCCCATCTGGCCAGGGAGGTGCGCCGCCTCAGGAGGTGGAAGAAGAGGCATTTGCTCGCTGCTGTCGGGGAACCATCGTCCCTGGAGAGCCTCCAGAAGCCGCCGTGCCTGAAGAAGCTGGTCAGAATTCTGAAGGCAGAGACCAAGGGCTGGGATTTCCCCAGGCATTCCCCCGGCGGCCTGGACACTGCGGGGCAGAAGCCAGTGTCCGACATCAGACGGTTGTTCACTGCGGACTGCAAGAATGTCTGCCACGTCACGTGCCCTCGCTGTCATGCTAGCGTCCCACAGGGCAGATGGAAGGGCCATTTCCAAACCTCGGGCCTGCTCCGTCACTTGGTGGGTAAGCACGGGCTGGAGAGAGCGAGGAGGCCAGCCGCCGCCAGcccaggggagaaaggggaagggaccGAGGAGAAAAAGCGCAAGGGCCTGCCCGCCAGTGCCAAAGGGCTCCCGTCAGCAGGACACGGCCCCAGTGCCTCCACTTCAGGAGACAGTGGCCAGCAGCTGGCCCCGGGCAGGCCTGAGCCACTGTTCCTGGCTCCACCCCTCTTGCCTGCTTCCACCAAAGATGAACCTGCTGCTCTCCCGCTAGCGGTCGTGGAGGGCCAGGGAGGCCCCTGCACCCCCAGCCTGCCCCGAGCCCAGGCCTGGAACTTGGGCATCGCAGAGCTGCTCTGTAGCCTGGCCTTGCCGCTCTCCTTTGTTTCGGCCCCGCCTTTCAGAAGGTTTATGGCCCAGGTGGACCCTTGCTACCACGTGCCGCCTCCAGCCTTCTTCTCCGATACGGCGCTGCCTCTGCTGCACACGGCCGTGGGCGAGCAGGTGTGTCGGGAGATGCGGCTGGCCGAGGGCGGCTGCGTCCACCTCACTGTGTCCACGGCAGCCCGGGACTCTGCTGTGGACTACGTGGCCGTCACTGCCCACTGGGGGGCAATACGTCCAGGCAGTCGGCAGGGGGCGTCGGAGAGCCCCAGGAAGCAAGCTGTGCTCTGGGTTCGAGGCCTGTCCCAGGAGAGCACCGCGGAGGAGAGGCAGCGGGAGCTGTGGGAGCAGGTCAGCCTGTGGCTCAGCCGCACCTCCCTGCAGCCGGGCTTCCTGGTATCAGGCAGCTGCCTCAGCCTGGAGCAGGCCGTGAGGACGGAGGGCTacacccacctcccctgcttTGCCCACTGCCTCGACTCCCTGGTGACAAACTTCCTGTGTCACCATCAAAGCGTCCAGATCATCCTGGGGACGGTCAGGGCCATCTGCAGTCACTTCCAAGGCTCCGCCAGGGCCCGGCAGCTGCTCACACAGCTGCAGCGGCGGTGCGGCCTCCCGGCCCAGCAGCCCTTTTGGGAGCTCTCAGAccactgggtgtctgccttccgccTGATGGAGTGGCTGGTGGGGCAGCAGCGGCCGCTGCGGGAGTACGAGGAGGAGCACCAGCTGGGCAAGGCCAGCTCGGCCCTGTCGGCCGTGTTCTGGAGCCTGACGGACAGTCTCGTCACGCTTCTACGGCCCTTCCAGGTGGCAGTTCGGGAGGCGAGCGCGGCTCGGGCTTCTCTGAGCCAGGTGCTGCCACAGCTCCGCTTCCTGCACATCTTCATGGAGCAGGTGCCCCAGCACTTCGAGGAGCAGGGCGGCGTGGAAGTGGGGGCCGCCGTGCGGCTGGCCAAGGGCCTGGCCCTGCAGCTCACCACAGACCAGCAGCTCAACGAGCTCTTCCACCGCAAGGAGTTCGTGCTGGCAACCCTTCTCGACCCCCGCTTCAAGGGCCGGATCGAGGCCATCCTGCCCACAGGGGCCGACATTGACCACTGGAAGCAAGTTCTCGTGTACAAGGTGAAGGAGATTATGGTGTCTGAACACCCCTTGCCTCCCTCGCCCTCCCCGCACGGCCCCCAGACCACGCATGCAGGCGCTACCCTGCGCGGTGGGGGAGCCAGAAGCCTTGGGGCCGAGGAGAGGGGCCAAAAAGAGCCCGCGGGGAGAAGCGGCTCTGGGTCTCTGCTGCTGGGCCGGAGGGAGAGGAGCTTGCTGGAGCAGCTGGAGAGTGTGGGGCTGCTGGCGTCCGAGAGAAGCGGTGCCTCCCTTGCCACTGAGAGCCACCTGGCCAGCATCATCGTCAAGAAGTACCTGCGTGAGAATGAGACGATCGGCGCCCAGGAGGACCCGCTGATCTACtgggagaagaggcaggaggTCTGGCCGGCCCTGGCAAGACTGGCAACTGTCTATCTGTCCTGTCCCCCAACAGGGGCCTTCTCTGGAAGTGTCTGTGCCTCCCTGGGCAGCCGTGCTCTGGTGCAGCACAGCACCCCTCTCCCAGTGGGGACCGTCGAGCGTCTCCTCTTCCTGAAGACCAACCTGGAGAATTTCCCCAACtacaccgcccctccccccctctTCCCCCAGGAAGGCCTGGCCGAGGGGGACGAGGCCGGCGAGGCCGACCTCTGCCTGATTGTCTGA
- the LRRC61 gene encoding leucine-rich repeat-containing protein 61 isoform X2: MESQGEKPAEADGVRVTPQLLKSRSGEFALESILLLKLRGLGLVDLGCLGECLGLEWLDLSGNALTQLGPLASLRQLLVLNVADNRLTALEPLAACENLQSLNAAGNLLATPGQLQCLAGLRGLEYLRLRDPLARLSNPLCSSPSYWAAVRELLPGLKVIDGERVTGRGSEFYQLCRDLDSSLRPSPSPGPGATEAQPWVEPGYWESWPPQSSSILEEACRQFQHTLQECHDLDRQARDSLAQAERALSPAGTTSSFVF, encoded by the coding sequence ATGGAGTCGCAGGGTGAGAAGCCGGCAGAGGCCGACGGGGTGCGCGTCACACCCCAGCTGCTCAAGTCTCGCTCGGGTGAGTTCGCGCTGGAGTCCATCCTGCTGCTGAAGCTTCGGGGCCTGGGGCTGGTGGACCTGGGCTGCCTGGGGGAGTGCCTGGGGCTCGAGTGGCTGGACCTGTCGGGCAACGCGCTCACGCAGCTGGGCCCGCTGGCCTCCTTGCGCCAGCTGCTGGTGCTCAACGTGGCCGACAACCGGCTGACGGCGCTCGAGCCGCTGGCCGCCTGCGAGAACCTGCAGAGCCTTAATGCCGCGGGCAACCTGCTGGCCACCCCCGGCCAGCTGCAGTGTCTGGCTGGCCTGCGGGGCCTCGAGTACCTGCGGCTGCGGGACCCCCTGGCCCGGCTCAGCAACCCGCTGTGCAGCAGCCCCTCGTACTGGGCGGCCGTCCGAGAGCTGCTCCCTGGCCTCAAGGTCATCGACGGTGAGCGCGTGACAGGCCGGGGCAGCGAGTTCTACCAGCTATGCCGGGACCTGGATAGCTCCCtgcgccccagccccagccccggccccgggGCCACCGAGGCCCAGCCCTGGGTGGAGCCAGGCTACTGGGAGTCTTGGCCCccccagagcagctccatcctggAGGAGGCCTGCCGCCAGTTCCAGCACACCCTGCAGGAGTGCCACGACCTGGACCGCCAGGCCCGCGACAGCCTGGCCCAGGCCGAACGGGCGCTCAGCCCTGCCGGCACTACCTCGTCCTTCGTGTTTTGA
- the RARRES2 gene encoding retinoic acid receptor responder protein 2 — translation MWQLLMPLALWLGAVGLGRAELTAAQQRGLQVALEEFHKHPPVQWAFRETGVDSATETPFPAGTFVRLEFKLQQTSCRKKDWKKAECKIKPNGRKRKCLACIKLNSADKVLGRMVHCPIHTQALRDPEEHQEAQCGRVERAGEDPHSYYFPGQFAFFKALPPS, via the exons ATGTGGCAGCTGCTGATGCCTCTGGCCCTGTGGCTGGGCGCAGTGGGCCTGGGCAGAGCCGAGCTCACGGCAGCGCAGCAGCGTGGCCTGCAGGTGGCCCTGGAAGAGTTCCACAAGCACCCGCCCGTCCAGTGGGCCTTCAGGGAGACCGGCGTGGACAGCGCCACGGAAACA CCCTTCCCTGCAGGGACCTTTGTGAGGCTGGAATTTAAGCTCCAGCAGACCAGCTGCCGGAAGAAGGACTGGAAAAAAGCAGAGTGCAAAATCAAGCCCAACGGG aggaAGCGGAAATGCCTGGCCTGCATCAAACTGAACTCTGCAGATAAAGTCCTCGGCCGGATGGTCCACTGCCCCATACACACGCAGGCTCTGCGG GACCCCGAGGAGCACCAGGAGGCTCAGTGCGGCAGGGTGGAGCGCGCGGGCGAGGACCCCCACAGCTACTACTTCCCAGGACAGTTTGCCTTCTTCAAGGCCCTGCCCCCGAGCTGA